One Vibrio sp. CDRSL-10 TSBA genomic region harbors:
- a CDS encoding pilus assembly protein TadG-related protein, whose product MAKREQSGAITLWLAAALLSLVIFTSVAIDTARLAFQRQQLQSIADLAASEIGLNNPYFIQSEGASNLATMLSDKYKDKVDSLTVQNGYATIQNNRWVIDTSTAAVANGYPASKVVVTKTVPQSMIAGGLFNDNEITLMAEAAVQKAGIISFGIGSKTLSSADSGILNGLLGGLLGTNLNLGVASYEGLANTSLKLGSVLDALALDLGLGSPQEVLETNISLLSVLETYLNVLDNGDQFPDGLNIIINQLALVESIPDIVLGDVFTLSENGTQGAALETSLSALDLIKTTIFAANKDHFVNIPALSLDVLEVANVAVKTQIIEPPQYTVATLPVVEGHETNRNNLSA is encoded by the coding sequence AGGCGCCATCACTTTGTGGCTTGCGGCTGCCTTACTCAGTTTGGTTATCTTTACTTCCGTCGCTATTGATACCGCACGCCTGGCTTTTCAGCGTCAGCAACTGCAGTCTATCGCTGATCTTGCCGCCTCGGAAATCGGGCTCAACAATCCTTACTTCATTCAGTCTGAAGGTGCCTCAAACCTGGCTACGATGCTCTCGGACAAATATAAGGATAAGGTAGACAGCCTGACCGTTCAGAATGGCTATGCCACTATTCAAAACAATCGCTGGGTCATCGACACCAGCACTGCCGCGGTCGCCAATGGCTACCCGGCATCTAAAGTTGTGGTCACCAAAACGGTTCCCCAAAGTATGATTGCAGGGGGGTTATTTAACGACAATGAAATCACCCTGATGGCAGAAGCTGCCGTCCAGAAAGCAGGTATCATCAGTTTTGGCATTGGCAGTAAAACCCTCAGCTCAGCAGACAGCGGGATCTTGAATGGATTGCTGGGCGGACTGCTAGGCACCAACCTCAATTTAGGCGTAGCCAGTTATGAAGGCTTAGCGAACACCTCATTAAAACTGGGCAGTGTCCTTGACGCACTGGCACTTGATCTCGGTTTAGGCTCACCGCAGGAAGTACTCGAAACCAACATATCTCTCCTGTCCGTGCTTGAGACCTACCTCAATGTCCTGGACAACGGCGATCAGTTTCCGGATGGACTGAACATCATTATCAACCAACTTGCTCTGGTCGAAAGTATTCCTGACATTGTCCTGGGGGATGTATTCACACTGAGTGAAAATGGAACTCAAGGCGCGGCACTGGAGACATCGCTCAGTGCACTGGATTTAATTAAAACCACTATATTTGCTGCCAATAAAGACCATTTTGTTAATATTCCCGCTCTTTCTCTTGATGTACTGGAAGTTGCCAATGTGGCAGTGAAAACCCAAATCATCGAACCGCCGCAGTACACGGTTGCAACACTACCGGTAGTTGAAGGCCACGAAACCAACCGCAACAACCTCTCAGCTTGA
- a CDS encoding GGDEF domain-containing protein — protein sequence MDAPLLSSNKCLGTLNVAHRSPFHYTSHHAIKLQCIANWIASNVHLHQQIEMLNYQASIDHLTQCYNRRRFIKDLKTAINYFLLGREISFLGFADLDYFKNINDQYGHLAGDHYLKQTVSMINALLQGKGTIYRLGGEEFGILLREADANIALDFFESVRLAVEELVVKFDAFEIQASLSIGVTFLQPGDFSQEQVLKRADNAVYKAKSLGRNQVVMFDVLSVWPTK from the coding sequence ATGGATGCACCACTATTAAGTTCCAACAAATGTTTAGGTACGTTGAATGTTGCGCATCGAAGCCCCTTTCACTATACGAGCCATCATGCGATTAAACTTCAATGCATTGCCAATTGGATTGCGTCAAACGTGCACTTACATCAACAGATAGAGATGCTTAACTATCAAGCATCCATTGACCATTTGACTCAATGCTATAATCGAAGGCGTTTTATTAAAGATCTCAAGACTGCCATCAACTATTTTCTTCTTGGTAGGGAAATCTCTTTCTTAGGTTTTGCAGATTTAGATTATTTTAAGAATATCAATGATCAATATGGTCATCTCGCAGGCGATCATTACCTGAAACAAACTGTGTCAATGATTAATGCCCTATTACAGGGCAAAGGCACGATCTATAGACTAGGAGGAGAGGAGTTCGGTATTCTTCTTCGTGAGGCGGACGCTAACATAGCCTTGGATTTTTTTGAATCAGTAAGATTGGCTGTCGAAGAGCTGGTAGTAAAATTTGATGCGTTTGAAATACAAGCTTCATTAAGTATTGGTGTGACGTTTCTTCAACCTGGTGATTTTAGTCAAGAGCAGGTACTAAAAAGAGCGGATAATGCCGTTTATAAAGCCAAATCTTTGGGCAGAAACCAAGTGGTTATGTTTGACGTGTTATCTGTTTGGCCAACTAAGTAA
- a CDS encoding OmpA family protein, protein MKKLTAMVSASMLVASTATMADLYVGAKVGKTWLDDACHNTESCDLDGTTAGALLGYNFTDWLALEGGYDYLGKFNGAGIDRDTAEAFTIAPKLSVGLTDALDLYGKVGGARVFYGNSSDYSYLGAAGLEYAATSNLGVRLEYQYLSDINNDVVRAKAHTTTLGLVYRFGGSEEPAPVMAPVKPAPVAQPAPEPEIVTKTFEFQRLDSKTFANDSAELSAEKKAQLNDLVIFMKEHPQAKVEVTGHTDSSGPEAYNQTLSEKRALAVAAVLEEKGIVASRIKATGQGENSPVASNKTAEGREQNRRVEIVIPAFKYQVQE, encoded by the coding sequence ATGAAAAAGTTAACAGCAATGGTATCCGCGTCCATGTTAGTCGCATCAACGGCCACCATGGCAGATCTGTATGTTGGCGCTAAAGTGGGTAAAACCTGGCTTGATGATGCGTGCCATAATACTGAATCATGTGACTTGGATGGTACTACAGCAGGGGCTTTACTCGGTTATAACTTCACCGATTGGCTGGCTCTGGAGGGGGGGTACGACTATTTAGGGAAATTTAATGGCGCGGGCATTGATCGTGATACCGCAGAAGCATTCACCATTGCGCCCAAATTGAGCGTTGGCCTGACAGACGCGCTCGATCTGTACGGTAAAGTTGGTGGTGCGCGTGTATTCTACGGCAATTCTTCGGACTACTCCTACTTAGGTGCTGCGGGGCTGGAATATGCAGCGACCAGCAATCTTGGTGTTCGTCTTGAGTATCAATACCTGAGTGATATCAATAACGATGTTGTACGTGCCAAAGCGCACACAACCACGCTAGGCTTGGTTTACCGTTTCGGTGGCAGTGAAGAGCCTGCACCAGTGATGGCACCTGTGAAACCAGCTCCCGTAGCACAACCTGCACCTGAGCCAGAAATTGTGACCAAAACCTTTGAGTTCCAACGTTTGGATAGTAAAACTTTTGCTAATGACAGCGCAGAGCTGAGTGCTGAGAAAAAAGCGCAACTGAATGATCTGGTCATATTCATGAAAGAGCATCCGCAGGCGAAAGTAGAAGTTACCGGCCACACAGACTCAAGTGGTCCTGAAGCCTATAACCAGACACTGTCTGAGAAACGTGCTCTGGCAGTGGCCGCTGTACTAGAAGAAAAAGGCATTGTAGCTTCTCGTATCAAAGCGACTGGTCAGGGGGAAAACAGCCCGGTTGCTTCGAACAAAACGGCAGAAGGTCGTGAGCAAAACCGCCGCGTAGAAATCGTGATTCCGGCATTTAAGTACCAAGTGCAAGAATAA
- a CDS encoding MGMT family protein, producing MDQFLMQIFAVIHQIPCGKVSTYGDIARMAGYPGYARHVGKALGNLPEDSTLPWFRVINSKGQISLTGPDWERQREKLVAEGIAVSSAGKISLRLFRWQPD from the coding sequence ATGGACCAATTTTTAATGCAGATCTTTGCCGTTATTCACCAAATTCCATGTGGAAAAGTCTCTACTTACGGTGATATTGCGCGCATGGCCGGCTATCCGGGTTACGCCCGCCATGTCGGCAAAGCACTTGGCAATCTGCCCGAGGACAGCACACTGCCTTGGTTTAGGGTCATCAACAGCAAAGGCCAGATTTCTCTGACCGGGCCGGACTGGGAACGGCAACGCGAGAAGCTGGTCGCAGAAGGTATCGCGGTCAGCAGTGCAGGTAAAATCTCACTGCGTCTGTTTCGCTGGCAACCGGATTAG
- a CDS encoding YbaY family lipoprotein, with product MKNVLILTSTFIIGSALFGCQMFDNGMLQTTPDLEKAEVMPDKVLDTVSGTVAYRERIALPDNAIVRVSLFDVSKADAPAKLLGTQEFTTWGQQVPFEFSIPYDCADIDPKHRYSISARIEVDGRLMFISDSHYGVITDDKRTHQVEMNLIRIHNNDSTE from the coding sequence ATGAAAAATGTTCTGATTCTGACGTCAACTTTTATTATTGGTTCGGCGCTGTTTGGCTGCCAGATGTTTGATAATGGTATGCTTCAAACCACGCCTGACCTGGAAAAAGCCGAAGTTATGCCCGATAAAGTGCTCGATACGGTGAGTGGTACTGTGGCTTATCGCGAGCGTATTGCGCTGCCGGATAACGCGATTGTACGGGTTTCCCTGTTCGATGTTTCAAAAGCGGATGCGCCGGCCAAACTGCTCGGAACCCAGGAGTTTACCACCTGGGGGCAGCAGGTGCCGTTTGAGTTTTCTATTCCTTATGATTGCGCTGACATTGACCCGAAACACCGCTACTCAATCAGCGCCCGCATCGAAGTGGATGGTCGTCTGATGTTCATCAGTGACAGTCATTATGGTGTGATTACCGACGACAAGCGCACGCACCAGGTTGAAATGAACCTGATTCGTATTCATAACAATGACAGCACTGAGTAA
- a CDS encoding Lrp/AsnC family transcriptional regulator, with amino-acid sequence MELDKVDRQILAMLQQDATLSLNDLADAVNLTTTPCWKRLKKLEESGVLTKRVALLDADKLGLSFIAFVMVKTSDHSHEWYQRFVSSVESYPEVMEFYRMAGDYDYMMKVLVKDMKHFDQFYKKLVNGVDGLNNVTSTFAMESLKYTTELPLS; translated from the coding sequence ATGGAACTGGATAAAGTGGACCGCCAAATTCTGGCCATGTTGCAGCAGGATGCGACCCTGTCACTCAATGATCTGGCTGATGCTGTCAACCTGACCACCACGCCGTGCTGGAAACGGCTGAAAAAACTCGAAGAGAGTGGTGTACTGACCAAACGGGTGGCATTACTCGATGCCGATAAGCTCGGCTTATCGTTTATCGCGTTTGTGATGGTTAAAACCAGCGATCACTCCCATGAATGGTATCAGCGTTTTGTCAGCAGCGTTGAGTCTTATCCGGAAGTGATGGAGTTTTACCGCATGGCAGGTGACTACGATTACATGATGAAAGTTCTGGTCAAAGACATGAAGCACTTTGACCAGTTTTATAAGAAGTTAGTCAACGGCGTCGACGGGCTCAATAACGTGACCTCCACCTTTGCGATGGAGTCATTAAAATACACCACCGAGCTGCCTCTGTCTTAA
- a CDS encoding PLP-dependent cysteine synthase family protein produces MQRDTQWTTEAIRILEADVQRTADTHLIKLDLPCLDGIDIYLKDESTHPTGSLKHRLARSLFLYAICNGWIGRDTPIIESSSGSTAVSEAYFARLLGLPFIAVMPECTARKKIEQIEFYGGKAHLVARSDQIYAESRRLATELGGHYMDQFTYAERATDWRGNNNIADSIFRQMQLEPHPVPSWIVMSAGTGGTSATIGRFIRYQQHTTKLCVVDPEHSVFTDYYRTRDSHLTRDCGSRIEGIGRPRVEPSFIADVVDEMRVIDDAASIATIHWLERVIGRKAGASTGTNLYGALQLASDMQQKGEQGSIVTLLCDSGERYLDTYYNQAWLASRIGDLTPYLAQLESFQASGKLA; encoded by the coding sequence ATGCAACGCGATACCCAATGGACAACCGAGGCCATCCGAATCCTCGAAGCTGATGTACAACGTACAGCAGATACTCACTTAATCAAGCTTGACCTGCCCTGTTTGGACGGTATCGATATTTATCTGAAGGACGAAAGTACCCACCCGACCGGCTCACTCAAGCACCGCCTGGCCCGTTCCCTGTTTCTGTATGCGATTTGCAATGGCTGGATTGGCCGTGATACGCCGATTATTGAATCGTCTTCCGGCAGTACTGCTGTGTCTGAAGCCTATTTTGCCCGCCTGCTCGGACTGCCGTTTATTGCGGTCATGCCGGAATGCACCGCGCGCAAAAAGATTGAACAGATTGAATTTTATGGTGGTAAAGCGCATCTTGTCGCTCGTTCGGATCAGATTTATGCCGAATCGCGCCGGCTGGCAACGGAACTGGGCGGCCATTATATGGATCAGTTTACCTACGCGGAACGCGCGACGGACTGGCGCGGCAATAACAACATCGCTGACAGTATTTTCCGCCAGATGCAGCTTGAGCCGCATCCGGTGCCAAGCTGGATCGTAATGAGCGCCGGCACCGGCGGTACGTCCGCAACCATAGGGCGTTTTATCCGCTACCAGCAGCACACCACCAAACTGTGTGTGGTTGACCCCGAGCACTCGGTGTTTACCGACTATTACCGCACCCGCGATAGTCATCTGACCCGCGATTGTGGCAGCCGGATAGAAGGTATTGGCCGCCCGCGCGTGGAGCCAAGTTTTATCGCCGATGTAGTTGATGAAATGCGGGTCATTGATGATGCCGCCAGCATCGCTACCATCCACTGGCTTGAGCGCGTGATTGGCCGTAAAGCAGGAGCCTCGACCGGTACCAACTTGTACGGGGCATTACAACTGGCTAGTGACATGCAGCAAAAAGGTGAACAGGGCTCGATTGTGACCCTGCTGTGTGACAGCGGCGAGCGCTATCTTGATACCTATTATAATCAGGCCTGGCTGGCTTCCCGTATCGGCGATCTAACGCCGTATTTGGCGCAACTGGAAAGTTTTCAGGCCAGCGGTAAGCTGGCCTGA
- the fliJ gene encoding flagellar export protein FliJ, which produces MKDKIRAVGKLQQVEEKRRDRIGQQLDTMRQRHQHMQNQLDQLAQLKSGNGESTRQVSALNSTVLMNLSRVDHMLQKLLVHHEQEQAVMEAQCHSVQKELASRHARVKGIEQVLDRWRRKQDYDKARKEQKHIEDILNARYRKREL; this is translated from the coding sequence ATGAAAGATAAAATTCGCGCAGTCGGTAAATTGCAGCAGGTCGAAGAGAAACGCCGGGATCGTATCGGCCAGCAGCTCGACACCATGCGACAGCGTCACCAGCATATGCAAAATCAGCTGGATCAACTTGCGCAGCTAAAGTCCGGCAACGGCGAATCGACCCGGCAGGTCTCGGCGCTCAACAGTACGGTACTGATGAATCTCAGCAGGGTTGATCACATGCTGCAAAAATTGCTGGTGCACCACGAGCAGGAACAAGCGGTGATGGAAGCACAGTGTCACTCGGTACAAAAAGAGCTCGCCAGTCGTCACGCAAGGGTGAAAGGTATTGAGCAGGTACTGGATCGCTGGCGCAGGAAGCAGGATTACGACAAAGCGCGCAAAGAGCAAAAGCATATCGAGGATATCCTCAATGCGCGCTACCGTAAGCGTGAGCTGTAG
- the fliH gene encoding flagellar assembly protein FliH produces MATEKIMRLPSGSYRRHRFPPLAQPVKVKSEPGMDDEWPDSQVDVQQQLEAGFQQGLQQGYDEGVRQGVEQGQKQGLLEGQKEGFQKGFVSGEQTGKQAFLEAAKPVNELYQRLSDWQAEREQQQRHMICELVQKVAQQVIRAELTLMPQQILSLVDETLDAMPGKTESVTVHLNPQDLDRIRQVNADLPSSWKLVANKELPAGGCHLVTDDAEADASCDSRLETCMDSVKQHLLEEVVNPPEAEHE; encoded by the coding sequence ATGGCAACGGAAAAAATTATGCGTCTGCCAAGTGGCAGCTATCGCCGTCACCGTTTCCCGCCTCTGGCTCAGCCGGTCAAAGTTAAGTCTGAGCCGGGCATGGACGATGAATGGCCAGACAGTCAGGTTGATGTTCAGCAGCAACTCGAAGCGGGCTTTCAGCAAGGTTTGCAGCAGGGCTACGATGAAGGCGTACGTCAGGGTGTCGAACAGGGTCAGAAGCAAGGGCTGCTGGAAGGTCAGAAAGAGGGCTTTCAGAAAGGGTTTGTCTCCGGCGAACAGACCGGTAAGCAGGCGTTTCTTGAGGCCGCTAAGCCGGTAAACGAGCTGTATCAGCGTCTGTCTGACTGGCAGGCTGAGCGTGAGCAGCAGCAGCGCCATATGATTTGCGAACTGGTGCAGAAAGTGGCGCAGCAGGTCATTCGCGCAGAACTGACGCTGATGCCGCAGCAGATTTTGTCGCTGGTGGATGAGACCCTTGATGCCATGCCGGGCAAAACCGAAAGCGTCACCGTGCATCTTAATCCGCAGGATCTGGATCGCATCCGTCAGGTGAATGCCGATCTGCCCTCAAGCTGGAAACTGGTCGCCAACAAAGAGCTGCCGGCTGGAGGCTGTCATCTGGTGACGGATGATGCCGAAGCGGACGCCAGCTGCGATTCACGTCTGGAAACCTGTATGGACAGTGTTAAGCAGCATTTGCTGGAAGAGGTCGTGAACCCGCCAGAGGCTGAGCATGAGTAG
- a CDS encoding flagellar motor switch protein FliG codes for MSTAQSTQNQKFNHIEQTALVLLGMGEDAAAKVLRHFSRDETQRVTRAMAKLSGIKSDSAKDIIQHFFEDFRQHSGIRGASKEYLSNTLRKALGNDLAKGLLNNLYGDEIRNNMQRLQWVDAEVLARFIANEHPQMQAIFLAYLPPDSSSAVLKNLPSDYQDELLYRIARLQDIDHQVANDLNELIERCIEQVSVTQSAPLSGVKQVADIINRFEGDRATLMEMLKLHDEQVVSEIEQNMFDFMVLGRQREETMDRLVQEIAVEQWSIALKGAEITLQQAIKRSMPQRMAKSLEDDMQARGAVALSRVEQARQDIMQTVRELNDAGEIELLLYQEPTVE; via the coding sequence ATGAGCACAGCACAGTCAACGCAGAACCAGAAGTTTAACCATATCGAGCAGACCGCGCTGGTACTGCTGGGTATGGGTGAAGACGCGGCGGCCAAAGTGCTGCGTCATTTCAGCCGTGATGAAACTCAGCGTGTCACCCGTGCGATGGCCAAGCTGAGTGGCATCAAGAGCGACAGTGCCAAGGATATTATTCAGCACTTCTTTGAAGATTTTCGTCAGCACAGTGGCATTCGCGGCGCATCGAAAGAGTATCTGTCAAATACCCTGCGCAAAGCGCTGGGTAATGACCTGGCCAAAGGGCTGCTCAACAATCTGTATGGCGATGAAATTCGCAATAACATGCAGCGTTTGCAGTGGGTTGATGCTGAGGTGCTGGCGCGCTTTATTGCCAATGAGCACCCGCAGATGCAGGCGATTTTTCTCGCTTATCTGCCACCGGACAGCTCATCGGCGGTGCTGAAAAATCTGCCGTCTGACTATCAGGACGAGTTGCTGTACCGCATTGCGCGTTTGCAGGATATCGACCATCAGGTCGCCAACGATCTCAACGAACTGATTGAGCGCTGCATTGAGCAGGTCTCCGTGACGCAAAGTGCGCCGTTGTCCGGCGTGAAGCAGGTGGCGGATATTATTAACCGCTTTGAAGGTGACCGCGCGACCCTGATGGAAATGCTCAAACTGCATGACGAACAAGTGGTGAGTGAAATTGAACAGAACATGTTTGATTTCATGGTGCTGGGACGTCAGCGCGAAGAGACCATGGACCGTCTGGTGCAGGAAATTGCGGTTGAGCAGTGGAGTATTGCGCTTAAAGGCGCGGAAATTACCCTGCAACAGGCAATCAAACGTTCCATGCCGCAGCGGATGGCGAAATCCCTCGAAGATGATATGCAGGCTCGCGGCGCAGTGGCGCTGAGTCGGGTGGAACAGGCACGTCAGGATATCATGCAAACGGTGCGCGAACTCAATGATGCCGGTGAAATTGAGCTGCTGCTTTATCAGGAACCGACGGTGGAGTAA
- the fliF gene encoding flagellar basal-body MS-ring/collar protein FliF: MSELSTQVAGSASLSPQVSTASAAPGMENITRKAKQLWSSSQRNLVLSAVLAAIVAAIIVVALWSSSQSFRPLYGQQEQFDVGEIVSLLESESINYRLQEQNGQVLVPEGDVARVRMLLAAKGIKAKLPTGLDSLKDDSSLGTSQFMETARYRHGLEGELVRTIIALNSVNNARVHLAIPRQTLFVRQNAEAPSASVMLELKAGEDLKPEQVEAIINLIVGSVTGMKPEHVSVVDQYGRLLSADVASGESGKVNAKYLDYQKNLEKQVIQRASDMLTPIVGPSNFRVQVAADMDFSRVEETQEILDNAPVVRNEHTIQNNSIDQIALGIPGSLSNQPPVTGEQPTNDSENSNARLEVNRQYAVGSSVRRTQYQQGQVRKLNVSVLLNSAAAPGTEGWSDQQKTEISAMLMDAVGINAERGDSLSLMTFNFTPVEIEAPPSIPWWQDPTVQQPLRYVIGGLLGLAMIFFVLRPLIMHLTGADRRDRELDVAPPPEEPYYENLQTREEREREEALNRRLEEKGIKASTGLDVTSDMLPPPGSPLEIQLKHLQLIANEEPARVAEVLKQWVNVNEHSTVNAEPEV; encoded by the coding sequence ATGTCTGAACTTTCTACTCAAGTGGCTGGTTCGGCCAGTCTCAGTCCGCAAGTCTCGACAGCTTCAGCGGCGCCGGGTATGGAAAACATTACCCGAAAGGCCAAGCAACTGTGGTCGAGCAGCCAGCGTAATCTGGTATTGTCGGCAGTACTGGCGGCGATTGTGGCAGCGATCATTGTGGTGGCGCTATGGAGTTCATCCCAAAGCTTTCGTCCGCTGTATGGTCAGCAGGAGCAGTTTGATGTCGGCGAAATTGTTTCTCTGCTGGAATCGGAAAGCATTAACTACCGTCTGCAGGAGCAAAACGGCCAGGTTCTGGTGCCGGAAGGGGATGTGGCGCGGGTGCGTATGTTACTGGCCGCGAAAGGCATCAAGGCCAAGCTGCCAACCGGGCTGGATTCGCTTAAAGATGACAGCTCGCTCGGCACCAGCCAGTTTATGGAAACGGCACGTTATCGGCATGGTCTGGAAGGCGAGTTAGTACGTACTATCATCGCTCTTAACTCGGTCAACAATGCACGCGTTCATCTGGCGATTCCGCGTCAGACACTGTTTGTGCGCCAGAATGCCGAAGCGCCGTCAGCTTCTGTGATGCTGGAGCTGAAAGCGGGGGAAGATCTCAAACCAGAGCAGGTTGAAGCGATCATCAATCTGATTGTCGGCAGTGTGACCGGGATGAAACCAGAACACGTCTCTGTGGTGGATCAGTATGGTCGCCTGCTGAGTGCCGATGTTGCTTCCGGCGAAAGCGGTAAAGTGAATGCCAAGTATCTCGACTATCAGAAAAACCTCGAGAAGCAGGTGATTCAGCGTGCGTCGGATATGCTGACGCCGATTGTGGGACCAAGCAACTTCCGGGTTCAGGTTGCCGCTGATATGGACTTCAGCCGCGTGGAAGAGACTCAAGAGATTCTCGACAACGCACCTGTGGTCCGCAACGAACATACCATCCAGAATAATTCGATTGACCAGATTGCGTTGGGAATTCCCGGTTCACTGAGTAATCAGCCGCCGGTGACCGGTGAGCAGCCGACCAATGACAGTGAAAACAGCAATGCCCGTCTGGAAGTGAATCGTCAGTATGCGGTCGGCAGCAGTGTGCGCCGTACTCAGTATCAGCAAGGCCAGGTGCGCAAGCTGAATGTGTCCGTTCTGCTGAATTCGGCGGCGGCACCCGGCACGGAAGGCTGGAGCGATCAACAGAAAACTGAGATCTCCGCCATGCTGATGGATGCGGTCGGGATTAACGCCGAGCGTGGCGACAGTCTGAGCCTGATGACGTTCAACTTCACTCCGGTAGAAATCGAAGCACCACCAAGCATTCCATGGTGGCAGGATCCGACCGTGCAGCAGCCACTGCGTTACGTGATTGGCGGCCTGCTTGGTTTGGCAATGATCTTCTTTGTCCTTCGTCCGCTGATCATGCACCTGACCGGCGCAGATCGTCGCGATCGCGAACTGGACGTGGCGCCGCCACCGGAAGAGCCGTATTACGAAAATCTGCAGACGCGTGAAGAGCGCGAGCGTGAAGAAGCACTCAACCGTCGTCTGGAAGAGAAAGGTATTAAAGCCAGCACTGGCCTGGATGTGACCAGCGATATGCTGCCACCGCCGGGATCGCCGTTGGAAATTCAATTGAAGCACCTGCAACTGATCGCCAATGAAGAACCGGCACGGGTAGCAGAAGTACTGAAACAGTGGGTAAATGTGAATGAGCACAGCACAGTCAACGCAGAACCAGAAGTTTAA
- the fliE gene encoding flagellar hook-basal body complex protein FliE — MANQMIANAMSAEQLMLGKMDAMRDMATPQFVVRPNPVDEPSLNQPLSFSAAMTSVLDRVNAHQSVASQMMTDVETGKSDDLVGAMIASQKASLSFNGLLQVRNQVVGAFDDIMKMPV, encoded by the coding sequence ATGGCAAATCAAATGATAGCGAATGCAATGTCAGCCGAGCAGCTGATGCTGGGTAAAATGGACGCGATGCGTGACATGGCGACACCGCAATTTGTGGTGCGTCCGAATCCGGTTGATGAGCCGTCGCTCAATCAGCCGCTCTCTTTTTCGGCGGCGATGACCAGTGTGTTAGACCGGGTTAACGCTCACCAGTCGGTTGCGAGCCAAATGATGACGGATGTCGAAACCGGTAAAAGTGATGACCTGGTCGGAGCGATGATTGCCAGCCAAAAGGCCAGCCTGTCTTTTAATGGACTGCTGCAGGTTCGTAATCAGGTGGTCGGAGCGTTTGATGACATTATGAAGATGCCGGTGTAA